In Salmonella enterica subsp. enterica serovar Typhimurium str. LT2, a single window of DNA contains:
- a CDS encoding putative inner membrane protein: MVKERLMFRWGIIFLVIALIAAALGFGGLAGTAAGAAKIVFVVGIVLFLVSLFMGRKRP; the protein is encoded by the coding sequence ATGGTAAAGGAGAGGCTTATGTTTCGTTGGGGCATTATATTTCTGGTTATCGCGTTAATTGCCGCCGCATTGGGTTTTGGTGGACTGGCTGGTACGGCTGCCGGCGCGGCGAAAATCGTCTTCGTCGTCGGGATCGTGCTCTTCCTGGTCAGCCTGTTCATGGGCCGTAAACGACCCTAG
- the yjjU gene encoding putative phosphoesterase (similar to E. coli orf, hypothetical protein (AAC77330.1); Blastp hit to AAC77330.1 (357 aa), 85% identity in aa 1 - 357) has product MGQRIPVTLGNIAPLSLTPFRPGRMALVCEGGGQRGIFTAGVLDEFMHAQFNPFHLYFGTSAGAQNLSAYLCNQPGYGRKVIMRYTTRREFFDPLRFVRGGNLIDLDWLVESTAARMPLQMDTAARLFDSGKSFYMCACRGDDYTPGYFSPTKQNWLDIIRASSAIPGFYRTGVTLEGINYLDGGISDAIPVQEAAKRGAKTIVVIRTVPSQMYYTPQWFKRMERWLGESSLQPLVNLVQHHETSYSAIQQFIEKPPGKLRIIEIYPPKPLHSMALGSRIPALREDYKTGRLCGRYFLATVGKLLAATPPLLRHTSRIAVPETVVVPPAPVANDTHVAEVISAPQANDTTFTDEDLA; this is encoded by the coding sequence GTGGGCCAGCGAATACCGGTTACGCTCGGCAATATTGCGCCGTTATCATTAACACCGTTCCGGCCAGGCCGTATGGCGCTGGTCTGTGAGGGCGGGGGGCAGCGGGGCATCTTTACCGCAGGCGTGCTGGATGAGTTTATGCATGCGCAGTTTAATCCTTTCCATCTCTACTTCGGCACATCAGCCGGTGCGCAAAATCTCTCGGCGTATCTCTGCAACCAGCCCGGCTACGGGCGCAAAGTCATTATGCGCTATACCACCAGGCGCGAATTTTTTGATCCGCTGCGATTTGTACGCGGAGGAAACCTTATTGACCTCGACTGGCTGGTGGAATCCACCGCCGCCCGGATGCCGCTGCAGATGGATACCGCAGCGCGCCTGTTCGACAGCGGAAAATCCTTTTATATGTGCGCCTGCCGGGGGGATGATTACACGCCGGGCTATTTCTCGCCGACAAAACAAAACTGGCTTGATATCATTCGCGCCTCCAGCGCCATACCGGGTTTCTACCGTACCGGCGTTACGTTAGAGGGCATCAACTATCTGGACGGTGGCATTAGCGACGCCATTCCGGTTCAGGAGGCGGCAAAGCGGGGGGCGAAAACCATTGTGGTGATCCGCACCGTACCCTCGCAAATGTATTACACGCCGCAGTGGTTTAAGCGTATGGAGCGCTGGCTGGGAGAGAGCAGTCTACAGCCGTTGGTCAACCTGGTGCAGCATCATGAAACGTCCTACAGCGCGATCCAACAATTTATTGAAAAGCCGCCGGGTAAGCTGCGGATCATTGAAATTTATCCGCCGAAACCGCTGCACAGCATGGCGCTGGGCAGCCGTATCCCGGCGCTGCGTGAGGATTACAAAACCGGGCGATTATGCGGGCGTTATTTCCTTGCCACCGTTGGTAAATTGCTCGCCGCAACGCCGCCTCTCTTGCGCCATACGTCGCGGATTGCCGTGCCGGAAACGGTGGTCGTGCCTCCGGCGCCGGTGGCCAATGATACGCATGTGGCGGAGGTCATTAGCGCGCCGCAGGCAAACGACACCACATTTACCGACGAGGATCTGGCGTGA
- the yjjV gene encoding putative hydrolase (similar to E. coli orf, hypothetical protein (AAC77331.1); Blastp hit to AAC77331.1 (211 aa), 76% identity in aa 1 - 210), with amino-acid sequence MSWRFIDTHCHFDFPPFTGDERASIQRACEAGVEKIIVPATEAAHFPRVLALAARFPSLYAALGLHPIVIERHADDDSDKLQQALAQQQNVVAVGEIGLDLYRDDPQFARQERFLDAQLQLAKRYDLPVILHSRRTHDKLAMHLKRQDLPRTGVVHGFAGSLQQAERFVRLGYKIGVGGTITYPRASKTRDVMARLPLDALLLETDAPDMPLKGFQGQPNRPEQAARVFDALCELRPEPAEVIADTLYRNTITLFRL; translated from the coding sequence GTGAGCTGGCGCTTTATCGATACACACTGCCATTTTGATTTCCCGCCCTTTACGGGCGATGAGCGCGCCAGTATTCAGCGTGCCTGTGAGGCGGGCGTTGAAAAAATCATCGTGCCGGCGACCGAGGCGGCGCACTTTCCCCGCGTGCTGGCGCTGGCGGCGCGTTTCCCGTCGCTTTATGCTGCGCTGGGATTGCACCCCATTGTGATTGAGCGTCATGCCGATGACGATTCTGATAAGCTGCAACAAGCGCTGGCGCAGCAACAGAACGTCGTGGCGGTAGGCGAGATCGGGCTCGATCTTTATCGCGACGACCCGCAGTTCGCCAGGCAAGAGCGATTTTTAGACGCGCAACTGCAACTGGCAAAACGCTACGATCTGCCGGTGATCCTGCACTCGCGGCGCACGCATGACAAACTGGCGATGCACTTAAAGCGCCAGGATCTGCCGCGAACCGGTGTGGTGCATGGTTTTGCCGGCAGTCTGCAGCAGGCCGAACGCTTTGTGCGACTGGGCTATAAAATCGGCGTCGGCGGCACCATCACCTACCCGCGCGCCAGTAAAACCCGTGATGTTATGGCGCGCTTGCCGCTGGACGCGCTGTTGCTGGAGACCGATGCGCCGGATATGCCGCTAAAGGGGTTTCAGGGGCAGCCGAACCGCCCGGAGCAGGCGGCGCGCGTATTTGATGCGCTCTGCGAATTACGTCCGGAGCCCGCAGAGGTGATAGCCGATACGCTGTATCGCAATACCATTACCTTGTTTCGGCTCTGA
- the yjjW gene encoding pyruvate formate lyase activating enzyme (similar to E. coli putative activating enzyme (AAC77332.1); Blastp hit to AAC77332.1 (287 aa), 81% identity in aa 1 - 287): protein MNNRCALVSKIIAFSCVDGPGSRLALFLQGCNLRCKNCHNPWTMGRCNDCGECVSQCPHHALSIDGGKVVWRSDVCEQCDTCLKMCPQQATPMAQTMSVDDVLRHIRKASLFIEGITVSGGEATTQLPFIVALFTAIKADPQLQRLTCLVDSNGQLSETGWQKLLPVCDGVMLDLKAWKSECHHRLTGRDNTHIKHSIRFLAARGKLAELRLLVIPGQVDYAAHIDSLAAFITSLGEVPVRLNAFHAHGVYGEAKAWPGATPQEVERLADGLRARGVAKLILPALYL from the coding sequence ATGAACAACAGATGCGCTTTAGTCAGTAAGATCATTGCGTTTTCCTGCGTCGATGGGCCAGGCAGCCGCCTGGCATTATTCTTACAGGGCTGCAATTTGCGCTGCAAGAATTGCCATAACCCGTGGACGATGGGACGCTGTAACGACTGCGGGGAATGCGTATCGCAGTGTCCGCACCACGCCCTCAGCATTGATGGCGGGAAAGTGGTATGGCGGTCGGACGTCTGCGAGCAGTGCGATACCTGCCTGAAAATGTGCCCACAGCAGGCAACGCCAATGGCGCAGACCATGAGCGTTGACGATGTGCTGCGTCATATTCGTAAAGCATCGCTGTTTATTGAAGGTATTACCGTCAGCGGCGGAGAGGCGACCACGCAATTACCGTTTATTGTGGCGCTATTTACGGCGATCAAAGCCGATCCGCAGTTACAACGGCTGACCTGTCTGGTGGACAGTAATGGTCAGTTAAGCGAGACCGGCTGGCAAAAACTACTGCCGGTTTGCGACGGCGTAATGCTCGATCTGAAAGCCTGGAAGAGCGAGTGTCATCACCGTCTGACCGGACGTGATAACACGCATATTAAGCACAGTATCCGCTTTCTTGCTGCGCGGGGAAAACTGGCGGAGCTGCGGTTGCTGGTTATCCCGGGTCAGGTGGACTATGCGGCGCATATCGATTCACTGGCGGCGTTTATTACTTCGCTGGGCGAGGTTCCGGTGCGTTTGAATGCCTTTCATGCGCACGGTGTCTATGGCGAAGCGAAAGCCTGGCCAGGCGCGACGCCGCAAGAGGTGGAACGGCTGGCTGACGGATTGCGCGCGCGTGGGGTGGCGAAGCTGATTTTGCCGGCGCTATATTTGTAA